One Gemmatimonas sp. genomic window, CCCCGCACACAAAATTTCTGATAGGTCCGGGTGGTGTGAGGGCGACCCAGTGGCCAGGACCAGTTGTCAGGAACACACCGCGGCCCATTGGCCACCGGCCACCGGCCACTGGCTACTCCAACTGGCGCCTGGCTACTCCAACTCGCGCCTGAGCCGCCGGCACGATCACGCGATTCCTCGCGGCGCCCGACCACACCCTGACGCCTCACGCCTCGCGCCTCGCGTCTGAGCGAAATGCCCCGGAGCGGAATGCGGCATTTCTGCCGGCGCGCGCCGCATGCCGTCTGTTGCCAATTGGTCGTCAATCACCAGTTCGTCGCCAGTCGCCAGTCGCCAGTCGCCCGTCGCCAGTCGCCAGAGGCGCCAGTCCCAACCCCACCTCGCATCCTCTGCAACCGTTAAAGTAGAGTTCACCGCGCAAAGGATCATCGGCTCCCGCACACCCCCATACTTCAACGTCGCCGGATTGCACGATATGAAACTCATTGTCGCCATAGTCCGCCCTGAAAAACTGGCCGACGTAAAGCTCGCGCTCTTCCAGGTGGGCGTGACCGGAATGACGCTCTCCCGCGTCAGCGGCCACGGTGGAGAGCGCGACGTCGTGCAGCGCTATCGCGGTGACACAGTGGTGCTCGAGTTCCACGAAAAGGTGCGCATCGAGATGGCCGTGTCCGACCCGTTCGTCGAGCGCACCATCGAGGCCATCTGCGAGGGCGCGCGCACCGGGGACGTCGGCGATGGGAAGATCTTCGTGATGCCGCTCGAGACCACGGTGCGCATTCGTACAGGCGAACGCGACAACCACGCGCTCACGGCCGTGAACGCGGACGAGATCATGCGCCGCACACAGCTCGAGATGCCCGTGTTCACCAAGGACGACCTGTGATCGTCGGCGCGCCGATCGATTCGCTCGTGGCGTCCGCGGTCTCGGCTGGCGACACGGCGTGGGTGCTCGTGAGTACGGCGCTCGTGACGTTGATGGTGCCGGGACTCGCGTTCTTCTACGGCGGGTTGGTGCGCAGCAAGAGTGCGCTCAACACGATGCTCATGAGCCTTGGCGCGCTCGCCGTGGTCACGGTGCAGTGGGTGCTGTTCGGCTACAGTCTCGCGTTCGGCGCGGGCTCCCCGTGGATCGGCAGCTTCGAGTTCGCCGGCTTCTCCGGTGTCACCGCGTTGCCCAACAGCACCTATGCACCGGCGCTGCCGCACGTGCTGTTCGCCGCGTTTCAGGCGACCTTCGCGGGCATCGCCGTTGCACTCTTTTCCGGCGCGATCGTCGACCGCATGCGCTACGGCGTGTACCTCGTGTTCGGCGTGCTCTGGACGACGCTGGTCTACGATCCGCTCGCGCACTGGGTCTGGGGCGACGGCGGGTGGCTCCGCACGCTCGGTGCACTCGACTTCGCCGGCGGGACGGTC contains:
- a CDS encoding P-II family nitrogen regulator, translated to MKLIVAIVRPEKLADVKLALFQVGVTGMTLSRVSGHGGERDVVQRYRGDTVVLEFHEKVRIEMAVSDPFVERTIEAICEGARTGDVGDGKIFVMPLETTVRIRTGERDNHALTAVNADEIMRRTQLEMPVFTKDDL